From Brassica oleracea var. oleracea cultivar TO1000 chromosome C3, BOL, whole genome shotgun sequence, a single genomic window includes:
- the LOC106331724 gene encoding bifunctional TENA-E protein — MEKSEKKGVIDTWIDKHRSLYAAATRHDFVVSIRDGSVDLSSFKTWLGQDYLFVRGFVPFVANVLIRAGKESGETSDMEVVLGGLASLNDEIEWFKSEGSKWGVDFSTVVAQKANQEYSRFLEALMSSEVEYSVVMTAFWAIEAVYQESFAHCLGDGNKTPAELIGACNRWGNDGFRQYCLSVKNIAERCLENASREALVEAEDVLVRVLEHEVAFWEMSRGGQ; from the exons ATGGAGAAATCGGAGAAGAAAGGCGTGATCGACACGTGGATTGATAAGCACCGTTCATTATACGCGGCAGCTACACGTCATGACTTCGTCGTCTCCATCCGCGACGGATCCGTTGATCTCTCCTCCTTCAAAACTTGGCTG GGTCAAGATTACCTCTTCGTGAGGGGGTTCGTGCCGTTTGTGGCGAATGTTCTGATCAGAGCCGGCAAAGAATCCGGCGAGACTTCCGACATGGAGGTCGTGCTTGGTGGTTTAGCTTCGTTGAATGATGAGATCGAGTGGTTTAAAAGTGAAGGGTCGAAATGGGGCGTTGATTTCTCGACCGTTGTGGCTCAAAAGGCTAATCAAGAGTATAGCAG GTTTCTTGAAGCTCTGATGAGTAGTGAGGTGGAGTATTCGGTGGTGATGACGGCTTTCTGGGCGATTGAAGCGGTGTATCAAGAGAGCTTTGCTCACTGTTTGGGGGATGGGAACAAAACTCCGGCGGAGCTTATCGGAGCTTGCAATCGGTGGGGTAACGACGGGTTTAGACAGTACTGTTTGTCTGTGAAGAACATCGCTGAACGTTGTTTGGAGAATGCCTCCAGGGAAGCTTTGGTTGAAGCTGAAGATGTTCTTGTACGTGTTCTTGAACACGAGGTCGCCTTCTGGGAGATGAGCCGTGGTGGACAGTAG
- the LOC106332206 gene encoding GATA transcription factor 17-like, protein MSEGSVESKSKVDSAGELSDVDNENCSSSGSGGGGSSGETKRTCVDCGTLRTPLWRGGPAGPKSLCNACGIKSRKKRQAALGIKPEEKKRNRKSNSSSDSDLSFDDHRDAKKKTNKGGDDSSSSKRASNSSSSEGVSKYLDLGFKVPVMKRSAVEKKRLWKKLGEEERAAVLLMALSCGSVFS, encoded by the exons ATGTCCGAGGGATCAGTAGAATCAAAATCAAAGGTGGATTCTGCCGGAGAGTTATCAGATGTTGACAACGAGAACTGCAGTAGCAGTGGAAGCGGCGGCGGTGGAAGTAGTGGCGAGACGAAGAGAACTTGCGTTGATTGCGGAACACTCCGAACTCCTCTCTGGCGCGGTGGCCCTGCTGGTCCTAAG TCGCTGTGCAATGCTTGTGGGATCAAGAGCAGGAAGAAGAGGCAAGCGGCTCTTGGAATCAAACCAGAGGAGAAGAAGAGAAACAGAAAAAGCAATAGCAGCAGTGATAGTGATCTAAGCTTTGATGATCATAGAGACGCTAAGAAGAAGACCAACAAAGGTGGTGATGATTCCAGCAGCAGCAAGCGTGCTAGTAATAGTAGCAGCAGCGAAGGAGTGAGTAAGTATTTGGATTTGGGGTTCAAAGTTCCGGTGATGAAGCGATCGGCGGTTGAGAAGAAGAGGCTATGGAAGAAACTCGGCGAGGAAGAAAGAGCCGCCGTGCTTCTCATGGCGCTCTCTTGTGGCTCTGTTTTTTCATAA
- the LOC106335935 gene encoding two-component response regulator ARR1-like produces the protein MMNPLHGRGGLGSGGGSSSGKNQGGEAVVEMFPSGLRVLVVDDDPTCLMILERMLRTCLYEVTKCNRAEMALSLLRKNKHGFDIVISDVHMPDMDGFKLLEHVGLEMDLPVIMMSADDSKSVVLKGVTHGAVDYLIKPVRMEALKNIWQHVVRKRRTEWSGVPTHSGSVEETGERRQQQQQREAVSSGEDGADDNNSSSVNEGNNNNWRNSSSSSSRKRKEEEGGEEQGDEDASNLKKPRVVWSVELHQQFVAAVNQLGVEKAVPKKILELMNVPGLTRENVASHLQKYRIYLRRLGGVSQHQGSLNNSFMTSQDASFGSPPTLNGFDLQALAQLPAQSLAQLQADGLGRPPAMNSKPGLPGSSSIVDERGIFSFDNPKMNLLHGVQTSRQLAGLQQHRMTIQQQIAAVRAGHSLQNNGMRMPLASQQQQPFPRPQQSSIRQPMLPNRSGFSGRSSIPESSRVLPTTSYTNLAAQQKHSMAFSNFQQELPVNSFPLASAPGLSVRKPHSSSYREEVNSSEAGFTTPSYDMFSSRQNDWDLRSMLSPPQDAFSNSSSSMSRNNNTAVAATDHSRNHYQQTPPGMVSHHQVYRNGGGSSVKVKSETMGFHEQYSNQEDLMSALLKQEGIGPVDTEFDFDAYSIDDIPV, from the exons ATGATGAATCCTCTTCACGGAAGAGGAGGACTCGGATCGGGCGGTGGGTCGAGTTCCGGCAAGAATCAAGGCGGTGAAGCCGTGGTGGAGATGTTCCCGTCGGGGCTTAGAGTACTAGTGGTTGACGATGACCCGACTTGTCTTATGATCTTAGAGAGGATGCTCAGGACTTGTCTTTACGAAG TAACGAAATGCAACAGAGCGGAGATGGCATTGTCTCTGCTCCGGAAGAACAAACATGGATTCGATATTGTCATCAGCGATGTGCACATGCCTGACATGGACGGCTTCAAGCTCCTTGAACACGTCGGTCTTGAGATGGACTTACCTGTTATCA TGATGTCCGCGGATGATTCAAAGAGTGTGGTTCTAAAAGGAGTCACGCACGGCGCGGTTGACTACCTAATCAAACCTGTACGCATGGAGGCGCTCAAGAACATATGGCAGCACGTCGTGCGCAAGAGGAGAACCGAGTGGAGCGGCGTGCCTACACATTCTGGGAGCGTCGAGGAGACCGGCGAGAGGCGGCAGCAGCAGCAACAGAGAGAAGCTGTTTCCAGTGGAGAGGATGGAGCTGATGACAACAACTCTTCATCTGTTAACGAAGGCAACAACAACAACTGGAGGAATAGCAGCAGCAGCAGCTCAAGGAAGCGGAAAGAAGAGGAAGGTGGGGAAGAGCAAGGTGACGAAGATGCTTCCAATCTCAAGAAACCGCGTGTTGTCTGGTCTGTTGAGTTGCATCAGCAGTTTGTTGCTGCTGTTAACCAGCTCGGCGTCGAAA AGGCGGTTCCTAAAAAGATCTTGGAGCTGATGAATGTCCCTGGACTAACCCGAGAGAACGTAGCCAGCCATCTCCAG AAATACAGAATATATCTAAGACGGCTTGGAGGAGTGTCACAGCACCAAGGCAGTTTAAACAACTCGTTTATGACAAGTCAGGACGCGAGCTTTGGTTCTCCTCCGACGCTGAACGGGTTTGATCTTCAAGCGCTAGCTCAACTTCCTGCTCAGAGCCTTGCACAGCTTCAAGCCGACGGTTTAGGCCGGCCTCCTGCGATGAACTCTAAGCCGGGATTGCCTGGTTCTTCCTCCATTGTGGACGAGAGAGGCATCTTCAGCTTTGACAACCCGAAAATGAACTTGCTTCACGGTGTCCAGACCTCGAGACAGCTTGCTGGCTTACAACAACATCGAATGACGATTCAACAGCAGATTGCCGCTGTCCGAGCAGGACATAGCCTTCAGAACAACGGTATGCGGATGCCGTTAGCGTCTCAGCAGCAGCAGCCATTCCCACGACCGCAACAATCATCCATAAGGCAGCCAATGTTACCGAACCGTAGTGGTTTCTCGGGAAGGAGTAGTATCCCGGAGAGCAGCAGAGTGTTACCTACTACAAGCTACACCAACCTCGCAGCTCAACAAAAACACTCGATGGCTTTTAGCAACTTCCAACAAGAACTACCTGTGAATAGCTTCCCGCTAGCGAGTGCGCCAGGCTTATCTGTTCGGAAACCACATTCTTCTTCTTACCGAGAAGAGGTTAACAGCTCGGAAGCTGGTTTTACAACACCTAGCTACGACATGTTCTCAAGCAGACAGAACGATTGGGATCTAAGGAGTATGCTTTCCCCTCCTCAAGACGCGTTCTCCAACTCCTCTTCGTCTATGTCAAGAAACAACAACACGGCGGTTGCAGCCACGGATCACAGCCGGAACCACTACCAGCAGACACCGCCGGGTATGGTCTCGCATCATCAGGTTTATCGAAACGGAGGGGGAAGTTCAGTGAAGGTGAAGTCAGAGACAATGGGGTTCCACGAGCAGTATAGTAATCAAGAAGATCTTATGAGCGCACTTCTTAAGCAG GAAGGAATTGGACCGGTTGATACAGAGTTCGACTTCGACGCATATTCGATTGATGATATCCCGGTTTGA
- the LOC106328211 gene encoding dihydrolipoyl dehydrogenase 1, chloroplastic: protein MQSAIALPFSQTSLTRSNRVLGSTGSIFSTPRSLQFCGLRREAFCSSPSNHLTLRSDRVRIRSTRFQVSAAATTNGAPPKSFDYDLIIIGAGVGGHGAALHAVEKGLKTAIIEGDVVGGTCVNRGCVPSKALLAVSGRMRELQNEHHMKSFGLQVSAAGYDRQGVADHANNLATKIRNNLTNSMKALGVDILTGFGSVLGPQKVKYGKDNIITAKNIIIATGSVPFVPKGIEVDGKTVITSDHALKLESVPDWIAIVGSGYIGLEFSDVYTALGSEVTFIEALDQLMPGFDPEISKLAQRVLINPRKIDYHTGVFASKITPAKDGKPVMIELIDAKTKEHKDTLEVDAALIATGRAPFTNGLGLENVNVVTQRGFIPVDERMRVIDGNGKLVPNLYCIGDANGKLMLAHAASAQGISVVEQVTGRDHVLNHLSIPAACFTHPEISMVGLTEPQAREKGEKEGFKVSVAKTSFKANTKALAENEGEGIAKMIYRPDNGEILGVHIFGLHAADLIHEASNAIALGTRIQDIKLAVHAHPTLSEVLDELFKAAKVEGHATTKTGDAKIKLNMNEDDPRGPSDNEKQPSLSKDLIVRTTSMSSFVEDIYARVMFLVSRVFVL from the exons ATGCAATCAGCCATCGCTCTTCCCTTCTCCCAGACGTCGCTTACCAGATCCAACCGCGTGCTCGGATCAACCGGTTCCATCTTCTCAACGCCGAGGAGTCTCCAGTTCTGCGGACTCCGACGTGAGGCGTTTTGCTCCTCGCCTTCGAATCATCTGACTCTTCGCAGCGACCGAGTTCGCATCCGAAGCACTAGATTCCAAGTCTCCGCTGCCGCCACGACTAATGGTGCTCCGCCCAAGAGTTTCGACTACGATCTGATCATTATCGGAGCTGGTGTTGGCGGCCATGGAGCTGCCTTACACGCCGTTGAAAAG GGACTCAAAACTGCGATCATTGAAGGAGATGTTGTTGGAGGGACTTGTGTTAACAGAGGCTGTGTCCCTTCCAAAGCTCTTCTTGCTGTTAGTGGTAGAATGCGAGAGCTTCAGAACGAACATCACATGAAGTCCTTTGGTCTTCAG GTTTCAGCTGCTGGGTATGATCGTCAGGGTGTGGCAGACCATGCTAATAACCTGGCTACCAAAATTAGAAACAACCTGACCAATTCAATGAAGGCACTTGGTGTTGACATTTTGACAGGATTCGGCAGTGTTCTG GGCCCACAAAAGGTTAAATATGGGAAGGACAATATTATCACTGCCAAAAATATAATCATTGCCACTGGATCTGTGCCTTTTGTCCCCAAAGGAATTGAAGTTGATG GAAAGACTGTAATCACCAGTGACCATGCCTTGAAGTTGGAGTCTGTACCTGATTGGATTGCAATTGTAGGAAGTGGTTACATTGGTCTTGAGTTCAGTGATGTTTACACAGCACTTGGAAGTGAG GTAACTTTTATAGAAGCACTGGATCAGCTAATGCCAGGATTTGATCCTGAGATCAGTAAGCTAGCTCAGAGGGTTTTGATAAATCCTAGAAAGATTGACTATCATACTGGAGTCTTTGCTAGCAAA ATAACTCCCGCTAAGGATGGGAAACCAGTTATGATTGAGCTTATTGATGCCAAAACAAAAGAACATAAGGACACATTGGAG GTAGATGCTGCTCTTATTGCTACTGGAAGAGCTCCATTCACCAATGGCCTTGGCTTGGAAAAT GTCAATGTTGTGACGCAGAGAGGTTTCATACCTGTTGATGAGCGAATGCGTGTGATCGATGGAAATGGGAAACTG GTTCCCAACTTGTACTGCATCGGTGATGCCAATGGTAAACTGATGCTTGCACATGCAGCCAGTGCTCAAGGAATCTCTG TGGTTGAGCAAGTCACTGGTAGAGATCATGTGCTTAATCATCTAAGCATTCCCGCTGCTTGCTTTACTCATCCTGAAATCAGCATGGTGGGATTGACAGAG CCACAAGCGAGAGAGAAAGGCGAGAAGGAAGGATTTAAAGTTAGTGTTGCCAAGACAAGTTTCAAGGCTAACACAAAGGCCCTAGCTGAAAATGAAGGAGAAGGAATAGCCAAG ATGATATACCGACCTGACAACGGTGAGATTCTAGGAGTTCATATCTTTGGGCTGCATGCTGCTGACCTTATCCATGAAGCATCCAATGCCATTGCTCTAGGAACACGCATTCAG GACATAAAATTGGCAGTTCATGCGCATCCAACATTGTCTGAAGTTCTAGACGAACTGTTCAAAGCAGCCAAG GTTGAAGGTCACGCAACAACAAAGACA GGAGATGCGAAGATAAAGCTAAACATGAACGAGGATGATCCAAGAGGGCCTAGTGATAATGAGAAACAACCTTCATTGAGTAAAGACTTAATCGTTAGAACTACAAGCATGTCTTCTTTCGTTGAGGATATTTATGCTCGAGTCATGTTTCTTGTTTCACGTGTATTTGTTTTGTAG